A single Scleropages formosus chromosome 4, fSclFor1.1, whole genome shotgun sequence DNA region contains:
- the LOC108921302 gene encoding trafficking regulator of GLUT4 1-like isoform X1: MAVNTDAEFDKAALGGPGVAPSGESLETEKLLSAAGTPDAARRHDLRLSGPFAVNLGSVKSLDADLNGRSTPLRSGSMGHLRAPPRSPSHVSVRSRTSSVGTAAKEQPEPRDYLLLAFCSCFCFFWPLSIAALVFSILSRNSLQQGDLDGARRLGRLARLLSFVSMGLGLLMIVVYVTVTGEQLVHTLPHSKHT; the protein is encoded by the exons ATGGCAGTGAACACAGACGCCGAGTTTGACAAGGCTGCCCTGGGGGGGCCTGGGGTCGCCCCGTCCGGAGAGTCCCTGGAGACCGAGAAGCTGCTGAGCGCCGCCGGGACCCCGGACGCCGCTCGCCGACACGACCTGCGGCTCTCGGGCCCGTTCGCCGTGAACCTGGGCAGCGTCAAGTCCCTGGACGCGGACCTGAATGGGCGTAGCACCCCGCTGCGCTCGGGCTCCATGGGACACCTCCGCGCGCCCCCCAGGTCGCCGTCGCACGTCAGCGTACGGAGCCGCACGTCGTCCGTGGGCACCGCGGCCAAGGAGCAGCCCGAGCCGCGCGACTACCTGCTCTTAGCCTTCTGCTCgtgcttctgcttcttctggcCCCTCAGCATCGCTGCTCTCGTCTTCTCCATCCTG TCAAGGAACAGCCTGCAGCAGGGAGACCTGGATGGTGCCAGGAGGCTAGGTCGCCTAGCTCGCCTCCTCAGCTTCGTCTCCATGGGTCTTGGCCTGCTCATGATTGTTGTCTACGTCACAGTTACAGGTGAACAGCTTGTCCACACCCTGCCTCATTCTAAACACACGTGA
- the LOC108921302 gene encoding trafficking regulator of GLUT4 1-like isoform X2, giving the protein MAVNTDAEFDKAALGGPGVAPSGESLETEKLLSAAGTPDAARRHDLRLSGPFAVNLGSVKSLDADLNGRSTPLRSGSMGHLRAPPRSPSHVSVRSRTSSVGTAAKEQPEPRDYLLLAFCSCFCFFWPLSIAALVFSILSRNSLQQGDLDGARRLGRLARLLSFVSMGLGLLMIVVYVTVTAVS; this is encoded by the exons ATGGCAGTGAACACAGACGCCGAGTTTGACAAGGCTGCCCTGGGGGGGCCTGGGGTCGCCCCGTCCGGAGAGTCCCTGGAGACCGAGAAGCTGCTGAGCGCCGCCGGGACCCCGGACGCCGCTCGCCGACACGACCTGCGGCTCTCGGGCCCGTTCGCCGTGAACCTGGGCAGCGTCAAGTCCCTGGACGCGGACCTGAATGGGCGTAGCACCCCGCTGCGCTCGGGCTCCATGGGACACCTCCGCGCGCCCCCCAGGTCGCCGTCGCACGTCAGCGTACGGAGCCGCACGTCGTCCGTGGGCACCGCGGCCAAGGAGCAGCCCGAGCCGCGCGACTACCTGCTCTTAGCCTTCTGCTCgtgcttctgcttcttctggcCCCTCAGCATCGCTGCTCTCGTCTTCTCCATCCTG TCAAGGAACAGCCTGCAGCAGGGAGACCTGGATGGTGCCAGGAGGCTAGGTCGCCTAGCTCGCCTCCTCAGCTTCGTCTCCATGGGTCTTGGCCTGCTCATGATTGTTGTCTACGTCACAGTTACAG CGGTGAGCTAA